From a region of the Ignisphaera sp. genome:
- a CDS encoding HisA/HisF-related TIM barrel protein, which translates to MVIDIIKVIPVLDIMNGYVVQAIAGERDKYGPLIYSIVSRSPDPRDVLRGFKNLGCDTVYIADIDAIVGKGKNDYVIEIALSLGLKVWTDIGREGLTKTDSDDIRYIIGTEYLVYPDDLYLLKNKFVSLDIKQNYVLFQNTKLDVVHAAKLVCDKGAKMILILFLDRVGTSKGINLEVVNMVKKTCNNIDVAVGGGLRNAEELLLLKKFGVNYALVATAIHKGVIDRCEY; encoded by the coding sequence ATGGTGATAGATATTATAAAAGTAATACCTGTTCTAGATATAATGAATGGTTATGTTGTTCAAGCAATAGCAGGTGAGAGAGATAAATATGGACCACTAATCTACAGTATTGTATCTCGTTCTCCTGATCCTAGAGATGTTTTGAGAGGATTCAAGAATCTGGGATGTGATACAGTATATATAGCCGATATAGATGCTATAGTAGGCAAGGGTAAGAATGATTATGTTATAGAGATAGCTTTATCGTTAGGGCTTAAAGTATGGACCGATATTGGAAGAGAAGGTCTTACGAAAACTGATAGTGACGATATAAGGTATATAATTGGTACTGAGTATTTGGTGTATCCTGATGATCTCTATCTCCTAAAGAATAAATTTGTTAGTCTTGATATCAAACAAAACTATGTATTGTTTCAAAACACTAAACTAGATGTAGTTCATGCTGCTAAATTAGTTTGCGATAAAGGTGCTAAAATGATCCTGATTCTATTTCTTGATCGTGTGGGTACATCAAAAGGTATCAATTTAGAGGTGGTCAACATGGTTAAGAAAACTTGCAACAATATAGATGTAGCAGTAGGTGGAGGTTTAAGAAATGCAGAAGAGCTGTTGCTTTTAAAGAAATTTGGTGTGAATTATGCTCTAGTGGCTACAGCAATACATAAGGGCGTCATTGATCGATGTGAATACTAA
- a CDS encoding (5-formylfuran-3-yl)methyl phosphate synthase encodes MRLLVSIKDANEVEDAILGGADIIDVKDPSTGSLGLPEFAVLKDVVNIVKSYSSKEVSMALGDISGYCKKLSYVAFSASMLNVDYLKLGIALKDVDEIKRIIMSVSEAIDSLSRPKLVVVGYADFRYEGFIEPTVLIDIAIATKVQGVMIDTFRKNGINTFNLLTIDYLRNFVTFAHNQGLLAAIAGGINMEHLPLCAKLGFDVVGVRGAVCVGKRTDRISRERVKLFKELLKSLEISKEKSISTSST; translated from the coding sequence ATGAGGTTACTGGTATCAATAAAAGATGCTAACGAAGTTGAAGATGCCATTTTAGGTGGAGCAGATATTATAGATGTTAAAGATCCTTCTACTGGTAGTCTTGGGCTTCCCGAATTTGCTGTACTTAAAGATGTTGTGAATATCGTGAAAAGTTATTCTAGTAAAGAGGTGAGTATGGCTTTAGGCGATATAAGTGGATACTGCAAGAAGCTTAGTTATGTAGCGTTTTCCGCCTCGATGTTGAATGTAGATTATCTAAAGCTGGGCATAGCGCTAAAGGATGTAGATGAAATTAAACGCATTATAATGAGTGTCTCAGAGGCTATTGATTCATTATCTAGACCAAAACTTGTAGTTGTAGGTTATGCAGACTTTCGTTATGAAGGTTTTATCGAACCTACTGTATTGATAGATATAGCTATTGCAACAAAGGTTCAGGGTGTTATGATAGATACGTTTAGAAAGAATGGTATTAATACATTCAATTTACTTACTATTGATTACCTTAGGAACTTCGTTACATTTGCTCATAATCAAGGTCTTTTAGCCGCCATAGCTGGTGGAATAAATATGGAGCATCTTCCGCTCTGTGCTAAACTAGGATTTGATGTTGTTGGTGTAAGAGGAGCAGTATGTGTGGGAAAGAGAACTGATAGAATATCTAGAGAACGGGTTAAACTATTTAAGGAACTCCTTAAAAGTTTAGAAATAAGTAAGGAGAAGAGTATCTCTACATCCAGTACGTAA
- a CDS encoding hydantoinase/oxoprolinase family protein, producing MDVIGLDIGGANIKAVKVSYHLGDTHVVHIVREYFPIWIKGIDGLRKKLREIKDRICSNCLNYFVGTCMTAELSDIFPTKDIGVKSVVNVVEDVFSDAIRRFYVTYDMNLVDLSKLYSNPLSVAAANWAASAWLLEKLIAVQGYTNAFFIDIGSTTTTIIPLVNGKTLVRGKTDPEKLLYGELVYIGTLRTDVSSIVDKVPFKGFYISICREKFALAGDVQLILGYIESSDYTTETADGRGKTLDEALARMSRIVCSDIDMLNQYEIKEIARYVYEVQVNKVFNAIIQIRSWLASIGIDLENFVAIVAGIGKHIATEASRRAGFKKIIDIDNILGKPLASVIPAYGAALMVIEAVKKNGFSGA from the coding sequence ATGGATGTAATAGGTCTTGATATTGGTGGCGCAAATATCAAGGCTGTTAAGGTTAGCTATCATTTAGGAGATACACATGTTGTACATATTGTTAGAGAGTACTTTCCGATATGGATTAAGGGTATTGATGGGCTTAGGAAGAAACTCAGAGAGATTAAGGATAGAATTTGTAGTAATTGCTTGAACTATTTTGTTGGTACATGTATGACTGCTGAGCTAAGCGATATATTTCCAACCAAAGATATTGGTGTTAAAAGTGTTGTTAATGTAGTTGAGGATGTTTTTAGTGATGCTATTAGAAGATTCTATGTAACTTATGATATGAATCTAGTAGATCTCAGTAAACTGTATAGTAATCCTTTATCTGTAGCTGCTGCTAACTGGGCTGCTAGCGCATGGCTATTAGAGAAGTTAATCGCTGTACAAGGCTATACAAACGCTTTCTTTATTGATATAGGTAGTACAACTACTACCATAATTCCTCTGGTTAATGGAAAGACCTTGGTTAGAGGTAAGACAGATCCTGAAAAACTTCTCTATGGTGAGCTTGTGTACATAGGTACACTTAGAACAGATGTATCATCAATAGTAGATAAGGTACCTTTCAAAGGCTTTTACATAAGTATATGTAGAGAAAAATTTGCTTTAGCTGGAGATGTTCAGCTTATTTTAGGATATATAGAGAGTTCAGACTATACTACAGAGACAGCTGATGGACGTGGAAAAACTCTAGATGAAGCCTTGGCTAGAATGTCACGCATTGTATGTAGTGATATAGATATGCTTAATCAGTATGAAATTAAGGAGATAGCTAGATATGTATATGAAGTACAAGTAAATAAAGTATTTAATGCAATCATTCAGATAAGGTCTTGGCTGGCCTCTATAGGTATAGATCTGGAGAACTTTGTAGCTATTGTTGCTGGAATAGGTAAGCATATCGCTACCGAAGCTTCAAGAAGAGCAGGTTTCAAGAAAATAATAGATATCGACAATATTCTTGGAAAACCTTTAGCCTCAGTTATACCAGCCTATGGCGCAGCCTTAATGGTGATAGAGGCTGTAAAGAAAAATGGATTTAGTGGTGCTTAA